AGCCGCGGCGCCCACTTGTTCCGCCCACAGCGTTGCCCACCGCGACGCGATCCACGCTCGCGGCACTGGCCATGGATCCGGTCCAGCCCCGGTGATGTGACGCTGTGAAATAGGGCGGCAACATGACGCATCGTGGTCCGACCCGATGCCCTCTGGGCCCAGCGGATCAGCCGACGGTCTCGGCTCCGCGCAGGGTGGACACTGCCAGGCCTGCGGCCGCGGCGGCGAGCACGGCGACGAGTCCGACCAGGCCCACCCATCCCATGCCGACGAACACGATGCCCCCGAACCAGCCCATCACGCTGGAACCGGCGTAGTAGGCCACGTTGTACAGCGCGGGCGCCTGTGCCCCGCCGGCTGGCGCACGCACCCCGGCCCACCCCGAGGCGATGGCATGGGCCGCGAAGAACCCGGCGGTCAGCACCACCAGTCCCACGACGATCACCGGCAGCGCGGGAACCAGCGTGAGGCCGACTCCGAGGATGAAGACCGCGATCGCACCCAGCAGCACGCCCAGGCGGCCACGGCGTCCGGCCAGTCGCCCGGCCCGCTGGGACGACACCGTGCCGGCCAGATATGCCAGGAACAGCAGCGAGGTCACCGTGGTCGGCAGGCCGAAGGGTGCGGCGCGCAGCCTGAAGGCCAGGTAGTTGTAGACGGCCACGAAGCCGCCCATGAGCAGGAAGCCGACTGCATAGAGCGCAAGGAGTCCCGGCTCGAGCAGGGCGCGCAGCGCGGCCCGTCGGGTGCCGTGCCCCTTCCCTTCGGGCCTCCCGGGGGTGCGGACTGCAGGGACGATCACCATGAACACGGCGGTGGCCACGGCGGCGAACCCCAACACCGAGGC
The window above is part of the Propionibacterium freudenreichii subsp. freudenreichii genome. Proteins encoded here:
- a CDS encoding MFS transporter, with product MSVRTRTRQAATADSAQAGYAPGSREYRRVVVALTCAGLATFAQLYSPQGILPLISARLHVTAAHSALLISAATIGLAAGALPWAWLGDRIGRLTAMKSAMAAATLCGALGLLMPGFGAVLVLRVAEGFALGGVPVLAIAYLGDQVSPAFTARAAAVYVSGTSIGGLAGRLVAAPIAEWFGWRIGMASVLGFAAVATAVFMVIVPAVRTPGRPEGKGHGTRRAALRALLEPGLLALYAVGFLLMGGFVAVYNYLAFRLRAAPFGLPTTVTSLLFLAYLAGTVSSQRAGRLAGRRGRLGVLLGAIAVFILGVGLTLVPALPVIVVGLVVLTAGFFAAHAIASGWAGVRAPAGGAQAPALYNVAYYAGSSVMGWFGGIVFVGMGWVGLVGLVAVLAAAAAGLAVSTLRGAETVG